TTTCTCCGGAAGTTCAGGAAAAAATCCTTTTCGTTTTGAGCTTGATTAAAAAACACGCCATTTTTGCCAAAGAAAAATCGGTCTCGGAAATAATGATTGCATTTCTTAAAGAGTCGGGATATATAAAATATTTAACGAAAAAAGACGACAAAGAACAGTTTGATTTACTCAATCAATTCCATAAAAAAGTGAAGAATTTTGAGAGTGCGGCAATAGAGCCGACTTTAGGCAATTTTATGCGGGAAATAAATCTTGAGATAGAATCCGGCGAAGAAGGAAAGCTTGAATTTGACCCCGAGCAAGGCCCGGACATGATAAAAATAATGACTATCCACGGAGCTAAGGGCTTGGAATTCAAATATGTTTTTTTGGTTAATATGGTGGATAAAAGATTTCCGACAATGGAAAGAAAGGATTTAATTGAGCTACCCGAAGATTTAATCAAAGACATAAAGCCAACTGGGGATGTTCATTTGCAGGAAGAAAGGCGCATTTGCTATGTGGCCATTACCAGAGCCAAGAAAGATATTTATTTCACTTCGGCTGAAGATTATGGCGGGGTGAGAAAAAAGAAATTGTCTCGCTTTCTGATTGAAATGGGATACCAGGAAAAAACTGAAAAACCGAAAAACTTAAAAACTCAAAACGAAATGCTCGCGGAGAAACCGATTTCGGTCGGGACAAAAAACAAGCCGATGCCGGATTATCTGCCGAAACATTTTTCGTATTCGCAATTGGCGGCTTTTGACAAGTGTCCGTTGCAGTATAAATTCGCTTTTATTCTGAAGGTTCCGACCAGAGGCAAGGCCGTGTTTTCTTTCGGGAAGACGATGCATAATACTTTTTATGAATTTTTAAAATACGCCAACGAAGGCAGCGCGAGCAATCAAACAAATTTGTTCGGGTTTGAAGAAAAAACAATTAAGGCCGGTAAAAAAGCCCTGTCTGCCGGCAGGCATGAAAAATCTTTAGATTTAGACGATTTAACGGAAATTTATGAGAAAAACTGGATTGACGAATGGTATGAGAGTAAAAAACAAAAAGAGGATTATCGCAAGCTCGGCAGGAAAATAATTAAAGATTTTTATGATGAATTTGTAAAAAATCCGCCGAAAGTTTTAAAAATCAATAATGCCTTTGCTTTGGAAATGCCGTTTAACCTGAAAATAGGGGGATATGCCTTATACGGCGTGGTGGACAGAATTGATGAAGAGGATGGTGGCGTGACCATCATTGATTACAAAACAGGAAATTCTAAAGACAAGCTGTATCCGGGCGATAAAGAACAATTGTTGATTTATCAGATAGCGGCTGAAGAGATATTCAAACTAAAGCCCCAAAAATTGGCTTATCATTATTTAACCGACGGCAAGAAAGCGTCTTTTCTCGGAACGGAAAAAGAGAAAGAACAGCTGAAAGAAAAAATAATCCAAGAGATTGAAGAAATAAAAGGCAGTGATTTCAAGGCGAAGCCGAGTCAGCTTTGCGCTTTCTGCGATTTCAAGGATATTTGCGATTCCGCTCAGAGATAGGTAATAATAAATAATATGAACGGGCAAAACAGAGAAGACGTAAAAATCGGTTCGAGAGTGGAAGTCGTACTAAAGGCGGATCAAAAAACAGGAACGCTTACCTCGGGAACAGTGGCGGAAATTTTGACCAATTCCGGTTTTCATCCGCATGGGATTAAAGTGCGTCTGGAAGACGGGCAAGTCGGTCGGGTGCAAAACATCGTGTCGCCCGCAAATTAACCATTTTTCAGCCAATTTATAAAATGATTTCTTTAATTTATGAAACTAAGGATTTTATCGCGGTTAATAAACCGTCCGGAGTTTTGGTTCATCCGATTGAAAGCCAAAAAGAGCAAACTGAATTAACATTGGTTGATTGGGTTTTGGAAAGATACCCCGAAGTAAAAAATGTCGGAGATGACCCGATAATTCGGCCGGGAATCGTTCATCGGCTGGATCGCGACACTTCCGGAGTGATTATAATCTGCCGCAACCAGCAGTTTTTTGAATATCTGAAAAATCTTTTCAAAACTCACCAGATTAAAAAGACATATCTGGCCTTAGTTTGGGGGAAACTGGAACCGAAATCCGGCGAAATAAACGCCCCAATCGGCATTAAAAGCGGAACAATAAAAAGAACCGTCTGCCAGAGAAAAGCTAAAGACATAAAGGAGGCGATAACAGAATATAAAGTTTTAAATTATTATCAGTATAAATCAGATTTAAATCAGCATGAATCAGCGACTTTCAGCTTGCTGAAAGTAACTCCTAAAACCGGTCGGACGCATCAGATTAGAATTCATTTGGCGTCAGTCAATCATTCGGTGGTGGGAGACAAGCTTTATGGTTTTAAAAAACTGAAAATACCGTTTGATTTAAACCGGCAATTCCTTCATGCTACTTCTTTGGAGTTTAGTTCGGCTGACGGG
The bacterium genome window above contains:
- a CDS encoding YwbE family protein, whose translation is MNGQNREDVKIGSRVEVVLKADQKTGTLTSGTVAEILTNSGFHPHGIKVRLEDGQVGRVQNIVSPAN
- a CDS encoding RluA family pseudouridine synthase — translated: MISLIYETKDFIAVNKPSGVLVHPIESQKEQTELTLVDWVLERYPEVKNVGDDPIIRPGIVHRLDRDTSGVIIICRNQQFFEYLKNLFKTHQIKKTYLALVWGKLEPKSGEINAPIGIKSGTIKRTVCQRKAKDIKEAITEYKVLNYYQYKSDLNQHESATFSLLKVTPKTGRTHQIRIHLASVNHSVVGDKLYGFKKLKIPFDLNRQFLHATSLEFSSADGHRIKLEAELPEELRRIIDTLDEKS